One stretch of Arachis hypogaea cultivar Tifrunner chromosome 20, arahy.Tifrunner.gnm2.J5K5, whole genome shotgun sequence DNA includes these proteins:
- the LOC112785276 gene encoding uncharacterized protein, whose translation MAIRVFLIVLLFLSFTNLTYSLYEDQVGLMDWHQKYIGKVKHAVFHTQKTGRKRVLVSTEENVVASLDLRHGEIFWRHVLGTNDVIDGLDIALGKYVITLSSDGSILRAWNLPDGQMVWESSLPGSKASKSILYIPKNLKADKDDLILVYGKGSLNAVSGVDGEVLWKKDFSGESIEVSHIIQSSDVIYVTGFVDSSKISVYGLNAKNGELLENNHAALPFGTFGELLSVSGDMFVVLDEMRSKIVIVHLRNGEISYNQKHISDLTKDLAGQAVILPSRLPGMFALNINSYVLLIKVTNQGELVLVDKVNNGAAVSDSLSISEDEHAFAFVHYGDNKIHLSVKNVNDWNHDLLKESIVIDHQKGKIDKIFVNNYVRTDRSHGFRALMVMEDHSLLLVQQGEIVWSREDGLASVVDVTTSELPVQKEGVSVAKVEQNLFEWLKGHMLKLKGTLMIASPDDLAAIQALRLRSSEKSKMTRDHNGFRKLLIVLTRAGKVFALHTGDGRVVWSILLPSLHKSEACENPVGLHIYQWQVPHHHALDENPSVLVVGQCGPSLSTPAVLSFIDAYTGMELKSLSPAHTAAQVIPLPHTDSTEQRLHLIIDDKQHAYLYPRTPEAIDILKHEFSNVYWYSVDADNGVIRGHALKSNCIQEAVDEYCFDFRDLWSVVFPSESEKIIATMTRKSNEVVHTQAKVMTDYDVMYKYISKNLLFVANAAPKAAGEIGTVIPEEAWLVIYILDTVTGRILHRMTHHGCQGPVHAVFSENWVVYHYFNLRAHRYEMSVVEIYDQSRADNKDVWRFVLGKHNLTSPVSSYSRPEVIAKSQSYFFTHSVKAIEVTSTAKGITSKQLLIGTIGDQVLALDKRFLDPRRTVNPSQAEKEDGIIPLTDSLPIIPQSYITHALKVEGLRGIVTVPAKLESTSLVFAYGVDLFFTQIAPSRTYDSLTEDFSYALLLLTIVALVAAIFVTWVLSERKDLQDKWR comes from the exons ATGGCGATTAGGGTTTTTCTCATCgttcttctcttcctttctttcaCCAATCTGACTTATTCGCTCTACGAAGATCAAGTTGGCCTCATGGATTG GCACCAAAAATACATTGGGAAAGTAAAGCATGCTGTGTTCCACACTCAGAAGACTGGACGAAAGCGTGTTTTGGTGTCTACTGAAGAGAATGTTGTAGCTTCTCTCGACCTTCGTCATGGAGAGATTT TTTGGAGGCACGTTCTTGGGACAAATGATGTTATTGATGGACTTGACATCGCCCTGGGAAAAT atgtcattactctttcttcgGATGGCAGTATATTGAGAGCATGGAACCTTCCTGATGGACAGATGGTTTGGGAGTCTTCCCTTCCGGGTTCAAAGGCATCAAAGTCAATATTATACATTCCA AAAAATCTGAAAGCTGACAAGGATGATTTGATCCTTGTTTATGGTAAAGGGAGCCTCAATGCTGTTTCAGGTGTAGATGGTGAAGTTCTCTGGAAGAAAGATTTTTCTGGTGAAAG CATTGAGGTTAGCCATATTATTCAATCTTCTGATGTGATCTATGTGACTGGTTTTGTTGATTCGTCAAAGATTAGTGTGTATGGATTAAATGCTAAGAATGGAGAGTTGTTAGAGAACAACCATGCAGCACTTCCTTTTGGTACTTTTGGGGAATTATTATCAGTCTCGGGTGATATGTTTGTAGTATTGGATGAAATGAGATCAAAGATAGTAATAGTACACCTCAGGAATGGAGAGATTAGCTACAACCAGAAGCATATTTCAGACCTCACCAAAGATTTAGCTGGTCAGGCAGTAATACTACCATCAAGGCTTCCAGGAATGTTTGCATTAAATATCAATTCCTATGTTCTTTTAATTAAAGTGACAAATCAAGGTGAGCTGGTGCTGGTGGACAAAGTTAATAATGGAGCAGCTGTTAGTGATTCTTTGTCAATTTCAGAGGATGAACATGCTTTtgcatttgttcattatggagaCAATAAAATCCACCTCTCTGTAAAGAATGTTAATGATTGGAATCATGATTTGCTTAAGGAGAGCATAGTAATAGATCATCAAAAAGGGAAAATTGATAAGATTTTTGTGAACAATTATGTAAGGACAGATAGATCCCATGGGTTTAGAGCATTGATGGTAATGGAGGATCATTCGCTCTTATTAGTACAACAAGGAGAAATTGTTTGGAGTAGAGAGGACGGTCTTGCATCAGTTGTAGATGTAACAACATCAGAACTACCTGTGCAAAAGGAAGGTGTGTCTGTGGCAAAAGTTGAACAGAACCTTTTTGAATGGCTTAAG GGACATATGTTGAAGCTCAAAGGAACTCTAATGATTGCCAGTCCTGATGATTTGGCAGCTATTCAGGCACTGAGGTTGAGGAGTTCTGAGAAAAGCAAAATGACTCGTGATCATAATGGTTTCCGGAAGTTGCTTATAGTACTTACAAGGGCGGGCAAAGTGTTTGCTTTGCACACTGGAGATGGACGTGTAGTTTGGTCTATTCTACTTCCTAGTTTACACAAGTCAGAAGCATGTGAAAATCCAGTTGGTCTTCACATCTATCAGTGGCAAGTTCCACATCATCATGCATTGGATGAGAATCCATCTGTCCTCGTTGTTGGGCAATGTGGACCAAGTTTGTCCACCCCAGCTgttctttcttttattgatgCTTACACAGGGATGGAACTCAAGTCTTTGAGTCCAGCTCATACTGCTGCTCAAGTCATTCCACTTCCTCATACTGATTCAACTGAACAGCGTCTACATCTAATTATAGATGATAAGCAGCATGCATATTTGTACCCAAGAACTCCTGAAGCTATTGATATTCTGAAGCACGAATTTTCAAATGTGTACTGGTACTCAGTTGATGCTGATAATGGTGTTATAAGAGGTCATGCCCTGAAGAGTAACTGTATTCAGGAAGCAGTGGATGAATATTGCTTTGACTTCAGGGACTTATGGTCAGTTGTATTCCCATCTGAATCAGAAAAGATTATTGCAACTATGACAAGAAAATCAAATGAG GTTGTTCATACTCAAGCAAAAGTTATGACTGACTATGACGTCATGTATAAGTATATATCAAAGAATCTACTTTTTGTCGCGAATGCAGCACCAAAGGCCGCAGGGGAAATTGGTACAGTAATCCCGGAGGAGGCATGGCTGGTCATCTATATCCTTGATACCGTAACCGGTCGTATACTGCATCGCATGACTCATCATGGATGCCAGGGTCCTGTTCATGCT GTATTCAGTGAAAACTGGGTTGTCTACCACTATTTTAATCTTAGAGCACACAGATATGAGATGTCAGTTGTTGAGATCTATGATCAGTCTCGAGCG GATAACAAAGATGTTTGGAGGTTTGTTCTTGGGAAGCATAATCTTACATCACCTGTATCTTCTTATTCTCGACCAGAAGTAATAGCAAAATCACAATCATACTTTTTTACCCATTCTGTGAAAGCAATTGAAGTCACTTCAACTGCCAAGGGTATAACCTCTAAGCAGCTTCTTATTGGAACAATTGGTGATCAG gtttTGGCCCTTGATAAACGCTTTTTGGATCCCCGGCGCACAGTTAATCCTTCACAAGctgaaaaagaagatggaattaTTCCTCTCACCGATTCATTGCCAATCATTCCCCAG TCCTACATTACACATGCGCTTAAAGTGGAAGGTCTCCGAGGCATAGTAACAGTACCGGCCAAGCTGGAGTCTACATCACTCGTCTTTGCATATGGAGTAGATCTATTTTTCACCCAGATTGCTCCTTCAAGGACTTATGATTCACTGACCGAAGATTTCAGCTATGCTCTACTGCTTCTAACAATTGTCGCTCTAGTAGCTGCGATATTTGTTACGTGGGTACTGTCTGAGAGGAAAGATCTGCAAGATAAATGGAGATGA